In the genome of Blastopirellula retiformator, the window CTAGCAGGGCTCGTTTGGCGAGTCGCAGGTACATAGGCTCAAGGGAATGGAGGAAGGAAGCGCGGGCCGAAAACCAGTCCTTCATTCTACCAGCTAGGGCCTTCGGAATACAGGAACGCCGCTCCGTCGACAGCCTGCAGGCGGGGACGTAAACTGGATAACCCCGACTCCGCCCACCTTCCGCCCGCTTGGATACCGCCTTGTTGATGGACCTGGATCGACTTCAACGCTGTTATGCGATTGCCCGCGATGATCTGCTGGCGCAGCGAAATCCGCAGGGACACTGGACCGGCGAACTCTCGACGTCAGCCTTGTCGACGGCCACCGCGGTCAGCGCCCTGCAACTGGTCGTCCGGAATGATCCTTCCCAAGCCGAGCGTTTGCAACCGCTGATTGAGGGGGGCGTGCGATATCTCACCGAAAACCAAAATCCAGACGGCGGATGGGGGGACACCGACCGCAGCTATTCCAATATCGCCACAACGATGTTGGCGGTTGCGGCGCTGACGATCGCGGGGTGCCGCGAAGCTTTGATCGAGCAGATCGCCTTCGCGGAAAACTACATCGAAGCTCGTGGCGGTCTGGCGGGGCTCCGCCGCCGGTATGGCAAAGATAAGACGTTCGCCGTGCCGATTTTGACCAACTACGCACTGGCGGGATTGGTCGATTGGCGTGAGGTTTCGCCGCTGCCGTTTGAGCTCGCATGTCTACCGCAGAAGTTTTACAAGCTGATGAAATTGCCGGTCGTCAGTTATGCGATTCCGGCGCTGGTGGCGATTGGGCAAGCCCGCTACTTTCATCGCCCCCCCTGGAACCCGCTGCTGCGCGGCATTCGCGCCGCGTCGGTGAAGAAGAGCCTGGCGGTACTTACGCGAATGCAACCAGCCAGCGGCGGCTTTCTGGAAGCGGCGCCGCTGACCAGTTTTGTGGTGATGAGCCTGGCGAGTATTGGGCAAGCCAAGCATGCGGTTGCGAGAAACGGCGTGCAGTTTTTGATCGACTCGGTCCGGCCCGACGGTAGCTGGCCAATTGATACCAACCTGGCCAACTGGGCGACGACGTTGTCAATCAACGCTTTGGCCGGCGGCGGCGAAGAAGTCGCTCAGCTCGACTGTTTGCCCTGGGTACTGTCGAACCAATACCAAGAGGTTCACCCCTTTACCGGCGCCGATCCTGGCGGTTGGGGATGGACCGATTTAAGCGGTTCGGTTCCCGATGCGGATGATACGCCGGGAGCTATGTTAGCTATTGCACATTTTTTTCATTCCCCGGCAAGCGACAATGAAACGCGTCAGCAGATCGTCGCTGCCGCCCGAAGTGGCGCCCGGTGGATGATCGATCTGCAAAACGGCGACGGCGGCTGGCCCACCTTCTGCGAAGGTTGGGGAACGCAACCGTTTGACCGCAGCGGCAGCGATTTGACGGCGCATGCGATTCGCGCCTTGCACGCCTGGCGCGATCACTTAGCCGACCTGCCGGTCAGTCGAGCGATCGAGCGGGGGTTTCGCTACCTCGAAAAACAGCAGCGCGACGATGGATCGTGGTTGCCGCTCTGGTTCGGCAATCAGGATCAATTTGATGATGAGAACCCGATTTACGGGACGGTGAAAGTTTTGTTGGCTTACCGCGATCTGGGCAGAATGACGAGCGACGCGGCCCGCAAAGGGCTGAAGTGGCTGGCGTCGCAGCAGAATTCGGATGGCGGATTTGGGGGCGGAGCGAGCGTGCCTACTCTTTGCGGGGGGGCGAGCGAGAGCAGCGTTGAGGAGACGGCGCTGGCGGTCGAAGCCCTCTTGGCCGGGGAGAAAAGCGATTTTTCGCCTGAAACTCTGCCCCAAGCGATCGGATGGCTCTGTGCCGGGGTTGAAGAAGGAAGCTACGTAAACTGTTCGCCAATCGGTTTTTACTTCTCGAAGCTGTGGTATTATGAAAAGCTCTACCCGAGAGTCATGACGGTTGCGTCCCTGGGTACCGCGCTGCAAGCCTTCGCCAGCGTCCCGCCTGCCCCAGCGACCGCAACCACGATTTCCGATCAGTAAGGAACGTTCTCCCTTGGCAATTGCACCGATCGACTCCAACAGCGCAGACTCTGAGCCGGGCCGCAAGCGCAAGTCGCGTCGTCGTCA includes:
- a CDS encoding prenyltransferase/squalene oxidase repeat-containing protein; its protein translation is MDLDRLQRCYAIARDDLLAQRNPQGHWTGELSTSALSTATAVSALQLVVRNDPSQAERLQPLIEGGVRYLTENQNPDGGWGDTDRSYSNIATTMLAVAALTIAGCREALIEQIAFAENYIEARGGLAGLRRRYGKDKTFAVPILTNYALAGLVDWREVSPLPFELACLPQKFYKLMKLPVVSYAIPALVAIGQARYFHRPPWNPLLRGIRAASVKKSLAVLTRMQPASGGFLEAAPLTSFVVMSLASIGQAKHAVARNGVQFLIDSVRPDGSWPIDTNLANWATTLSINALAGGGEEVAQLDCLPWVLSNQYQEVHPFTGADPGGWGWTDLSGSVPDADDTPGAMLAIAHFFHSPASDNETRQQIVAAARSGARWMIDLQNGDGGWPTFCEGWGTQPFDRSGSDLTAHAIRALHAWRDHLADLPVSRAIERGFRYLEKQQRDDGSWLPLWFGNQDQFDDENPIYGTVKVLLAYRDLGRMTSDAARKGLKWLASQQNSDGGFGGGASVPTLCGGASESSVEETALAVEALLAGEKSDFSPETLPQAIGWLCAGVEEGSYVNCSPIGFYFSKLWYYEKLYPRVMTVASLGTALQAFASVPPAPATATTISDQ